Genomic window (Rhodothermales bacterium):
GCTTGCGGAGTAAAGAGCACGTTCATCTGTCGCTACGTAGCAACTCATCTGCTTTGCGAAAGACCTCCTCCATAGGGATGCCTTTACCCTCTTTTATCTCTGCTTCGCCTTTGGCGAGCGCTTTGAGTAGCTCAAGCTCATACTGCGTCCGCTCATAGGACTGGGCACTGACCAGTACAGCCGTTGCCTTTCCTCGCTGTGTAATGAAGACCGGCTCTTGCGTCGCCCTGGTCTTCTTGATTACGCCGGCAGCGTCTTGACGAAGCTCGGATATAGGAACAATGGCTGGAATGGCTCCCATGGACTTACACCGTTAGAAAGACTGTCTG
Coding sequences:
- a CDS encoding type II toxin-antitoxin system Phd/YefM family antitoxin, with the translated sequence MGAIPAIVPISELRQDAAGVIKKTRATQEPVFITQRGKATAVLVSAQSYERTQYELELLKALAKGEAEIKEGKGIPMEEVFRKADELLRSDR